A DNA window from Camelina sativa cultivar DH55 chromosome 13, Cs, whole genome shotgun sequence contains the following coding sequences:
- the LOC104736121 gene encoding myosin-17-like, translating to MNPFTEADIVIQATQETGALREREATEKTIEETPPENQEVLVKCISQNLGYDGGKPVAAYVIYKCLIHWRSFEDKSTNIFNRIVQVLASATEVPDNSNEVLAYWLSNLATLFFLLRRMSATASATTPMSRAFKQKLVAFIEGIYGMITDNLKKEILPLLELCIKNPGTIAENTQPLVAHWLSIVESLNSYLNLMKANNVPPFLVSKIFTQVFSFINHQLFNSFLLRRECCSLSHGEYVEAGLAELKKWCVEATDEYVGLAWDELRHTRQAVGFLVIREKPKMTLEEVTRELCPVLSIQQLYRISIMYWDGKYGTRTVSSDLVTNMRAMITEDLKRNPVTSPFLLDNDSSIPFTVEDMSKSMEQVDVNYSEPPPHLLNGDFDQLLTH from the exons ATGAATCCTTTTACTGAGGCTGATATTGTTATTCAG GCTACACAAGAAACTGGAGCCCTTAGAGAACGGGAGGCTACAGAGAAAACTATTGAAGAAACACCTCCT GAAAACCAGGAAGTACTAGTGAAGTGCATCTCACAAAACCTTGGATATGATGGAGGCAAGCCTGTTGCTGCATATGTCATTTACAAATGTCTCATCCACTGGAGATCATTTGAAGACAAAAGCACCAACATCTTTAACCGTATTGTTCAAGTGCTTGCTTCGGCCACTGAA GTCCCAGATAATAGTAACGAGGTTTTAGCGTATTGGTTATCTAATTTAGCCACGTTGTTTTTCTTACTGCGACGCATGTCCGCAACCGCAAGTGCTACAACACCAATGTCCCGA GCATTCAAGCAGAAGCTTGTTGCATTCATCGAGGGAATATATGGAATGATCACAGATAATCTAAAGAAAGAGATCCTTCCTCTCCTTGAGTTGTGTATCAAG AACCCAGGGACGATAGCAGAAAACACACAACCTCTAGTTGCTCACTGGCTTAGTATTGTGGAAAGCCTAAACAGTTACCTGAATCTAATGAAAGCAAACAAT GTTCCACCTTTTTTAGTCAGCAAAATATTCACGCAAGTATTCAgcttcatcaatcatcaactTTTTAACAG TTTTCTTCTACGTCGTGAGTGTTGCTCATTAAGCCATGGGGAGTACGTTGAAGCAGGTTTGGCTGAACTGAAAAAATGGTGTGTAGAGGCGACCGATGAA TATGTTGGCTTAGCTTGGGACGAGTTGAGGCATACCAGGCAGGCTGTTGGTTTCCTG GTCATTCGTGAAAAGCCGAAAATGACCTTAGAAGAAGTAACAAGAGAACTCTGTCCG GTGCTAAGTATACAACAGTTATACAGAATCAGCATAATGTATTGGGATGGCAAATATGGCACTCGGACTGTTTCTTCAGAT TTGGTTACAAACATGAGGGCTATGATTACAGAGGACTTGAAACGGAATCCTGTAACCAGTCCCTTTCTTTTGGACAATGACTCGAG CATTCCATTCACTGTGGAGGATATGTCAAAATCAATGGAACAAGTGGATGTAAACTACTCTGAACCCCCTCCTCATTTGCTCAACGGCGATTTTGATCAGCTTCTTACTCACTAG
- the LOC104736119 gene encoding LRR receptor-like serine/threonine-protein kinase EFR: MKLSLSLAFHATIFLLQFCSVFFAEARFSNETDMKALLEFKSQVSENKREVLASWNHSSPFCNWIGVTCGRRQERVTSLNLGGFKLAGAISPSIGNLSFLRLLNLADNSFESTIPQEVGMLFRLQHLNISFNLLEGRIPPSLSSCSRLSALDLSSNHLGHGVPSELGSLSKLAILDLSINNLTGHFPASLGNLTSLLKLNFAYNHMEGQIPDEVARLTQMVYFQISLNSFSGGFPPALYNISSLEYLSLADNFFSGNLRPDFGDLLPNLRRLILGTNQFTGAIPITLTNISSLEKFDISSNYLTGSIPLSFGKLRNLLWLGIRNNSLGNNSFSDLEFIGALANCTQLEHLDVGYNILGGELPASISNLSTKLTSLYLGGNLISGTIPSDIGNLESLQELSLETNFLTGGLPVSFTKLLGLRVVDLYSNAISGEIPSYFGSMTQLQKLHLNNNSFHGKIPQSLGRCRYLLDLWLDTNRLNGSIPQEILQIPSLAYIDFSDNLLTGSLPEEVGMLKLLVGLGASNNKLSGQIPKAIGGCLSMEFLYVQGNSFEGAIPDISRLVSLKKVDFSNNNLSGRIPRYLANLPLLQNLNLSMNKFEGRVPTIGVFRNASTVSVFGNENLCGGVIEMQLKPCTVQASPRKRKPLSVGKKVASGIGLGIASLLLIIIVASLCWFMKRRNKNNSSDSNQPDSKTLGMFHEKVSYEELDSATSGFSSTNLIGSGNFGNVYKGLLGLENKVVAVKVLNLLKHGATKSFMAECETFKGVRHRNLVRLITVCSSLDSKGNEFRALVYEFMPKGSLDMWLQPEDEERGDIHSRPLTLAEKLNIAIDVASALEYLHVHCHDPVAHCDVKPSNVLLDGDLTAHVSDFGLARLLYKYDRESFLDKFSSAGVRGTIGYAAPEYGMGGQPSIQGDVYSFGILLLEMFTGKKPTDESFAGDYNLHSYTKSELSGCTSSGGSNATDELLRLVLQVGVRCSEEYPRDRMRTAEAVQELISIRSKFFSSKRTNKELSPRDAPESSPQEWMLNADMNTI, from the exons ATGAAGCTGTCTCTTTCACTTGCTTTCCATGCTACTATCTTCTTGCTTCAATTTTGCAGCGTGTTCTTTGCTGAAGCCAGGTTTTCAAATGAGACTGACATGAAAGCTTTGCTCGAGTTCAAGTCTCAAGTTTCTGAAAACAAGAGAGAGGTCTTGGCCTCATGGAATCACTCCTCCCCGTTTTGCAATTGGATTGGGGTCACATGTGGCCGCAGGCAAGAAAGAGTTACAAGTCTGAACCTTGGAGGATTCAAATTGGCCGGTGCAATCTCACCTTCCATTGgtaatctctcttttctcagaTTACTTAATCTTGCGGACAACTCTTTTGAAAGTACCATCCCTCAAGAAGTTGGAATGCTATTTAGGCTCCAACACTTGAACATAAGCTTTAATCTTCTCGAAGGTAGGATTCCTCCTAGTCTTTCTAGCTGCTCCAGACTGTCAGCTCTTGATTTATCGTCAAACCATCTAGGACATGGCGTTCCTTCAGAACTAGGTTCACTTTCTAAGCTTGCCATACTGGATCTTAGTATAAACAACCTTACGGGACATTTTCCGGCGTCTTTAGGAAACTTGACTTCACTCCTGAAACTTAACTTTGCATATAACCATATGGAAGGACAGATTCCAGACGAAGTAGCTAGATTGACTCAAATGGTATATTTCCAAATATCACTGAATAGTTTTTCTGGTGGTTTTCCTCCTGCACTGTACAACATCTCCTCGCTTGAGTATCTATCTCTAGCTGACAATTTCTTCTCGGGTAACCTTAGGCCTGATTTTGGTGATCTTCTACCAAATCTAAGAAGGCTTATTTTGGGAACAAATCAGTTCACTGGAGCTATTCCCATAACACTTACCAATATCTCAAGCCTTGAAAAGTTTGATATATCATCTAATTACCTGACAGGAAGTATCCCTCTGAGCTTTGGAAAATTACGTAATCTGTTGTGGTTAGGGATTCGTAACAACTCACTGGGAAATAACTCGTTCAGTGATCTTGAATTTATTGGTGCATTGGCGAACTGCACTCAGTTAGAGCATTTAGATGTTGGTTACAATATACTTGGAGGTGAGCTGCCTGCCTCCATATCCAATCTGTCCACTAAATTGACTAGTCTGTACCTTGGAGGAAATCTTATCTCTGGGACCATTCCTAGTGACATCGGGAATCTTGAAAGCCTGCAAGAACTCAGTTTAGAAACAAACTTTTTGACTGGAGGACTTCCCGTCTCTTTCACGAAGCTTTTGGGGTTGCGAGTTGTGGATTTGTATTCAAATGCAATATCTGGGGAAATACCATCTTATTTTGGCAGCATGACTCAGTTGCAAAAGCTCCATTTGAATAACAATAGTTTCCACGGAAAAATCCCTCAGAGTCTTGGACGTTGTCGATATTTGCTAGACCTATGGCTTGATACAAATAGGTTGAATGGGAGTATACCTCAGGAAATACTGCAAATTCCATCCCTCGCTTATATAGATTTTTCTGACAATTTGTTGACCGGCTCTCTTCCGGAAGAGGTTGGAATGTTAAAACTTCTTGTTGGACTAGGTGCTTCGAACAACAAATTATCAGGACAGATCCCAAAAGCTATAGGTGGTTGTCTCTCGATGGAATTTCTCTATGTGCAAGGAAATTCGTTTGAGGGAGCCATTCCAGACATAAGCCGGTTGGTAAGCCTAAAAAAGGTTGACTTCTccaacaacaatctctctggCCGCATACCTCGATATCTGGCCAACCTTCCATTGCTGCAAAATCTGAATCTTTCTATGAATAAGTTCGAGGGAAGGGTGCCAACGATAGGAGTGTTTCGAAATGCTTCAACAGTTTCTGTTTTTGGAAATGAAAATCTATGCGGAGGCGTCATAGAAATGCAACTAAAACCATGCACTGTGCAGGCATCACCAAGGAAGAGAAAGCCGCTCTCAGTTGGAAAGAAAGTTGCCAGTGGTATTGGTCTAGGTATAGCTTCACTTTTGCTAATCATAATTGTGGCTTCTCTGTGTTGGTTCATGAAGAGGAGAAACAAGAATAATTCCAGTGATAGTAACCAACCTGATTCTAAAACTTTGGGGATGTTCCATGAAAAGGTAAGTTATGAAGAGCTTGATAGTGCAACAAGTGGCTTCTCTTCAACCAATCTGATTGGTTCAGGCAATTTTGGTAATGTTTATAAAGGATTGCTAGGCCTTGAGAATAAAGTCGTCGCTGTTAAAGTTCTGAACCTCTTGAAGCATGGAGCAACTAAAAGCTTTATGGCGGAATGTGAGACCTTCAAGGGTGTACGGCATCGTAACCTTGTTAGACTGATAACAGTTTGTTCAAGCCTCGATTCCAAGGGAAATGAATTCAGAGCTCTGGTCTATGAGTTCATGCCAAAAGGAAGTCTGGATATGTGGCTGCAGCCAGAGGATGAGGAAAGGGGAGATATTCACTCGAGACCCTTGACacttgcagagaaactcaacaTAGCAATAGATGTGGCTTCCGCATTGGAGTATCTGCACGTTCATTGTCATGACCCTGTTGCTCACTGTGATGTTAAGCCAAGCAACGTTCTTTTAGACGGTGATCTGACTGCTCATGTTAGTGACTTTGGTTTGGCTCGGCTCCTCTATAAATACGATCGAGAATCTTTTCTAGACAAGTTTAGTTCTGCTGGTGTCAGAGGCACCATTGGCTATGCGGCACCAG AATATGGAATGGGAGGCCAACCATCAATACAAGGAGATGTGTACAGCTTTGGAATTCTACTTTTGGAGATGTTTACTGGAAAGAAACCGACAGATGAATCATTTGCAGGCGATTATAACCTCCACAGCTACACGAAGTCAGAATTGTCCGGTTGCACAAGCAGTGGAGGCAGCAACGCCACTGATGAGTTATTGAGACTAGTTTTGCAGGTGGGAGTAAGGTGTTCTGAAGAATATCCAAGGGATAGGATGAGAACTGCTGAAGCAGTTCAAGAATTAATCTCAATCAGATCTAAGTTCTTCAGTTCCAAGAGAACTAATAAAGAGCTAAGCCCCCGGGACGCTCCAGAAAGTTCTCCTCAGGAATGGATGTTAAATGCGGACATGAATACAATCTAG
- the LOC104736118 gene encoding myosin-17-like: MVAPVNIIVGSHVWIEDPGVAWIDGEVVKINGEEVHAQTTNGKTVVANMANVYPKDTEAPPGGVDDMTKLSYLHEPGVLNNLAMRYELNEIYTYTGNILIAVNPFQRLPHLYDTHMMEQYKGAGFGELSPHVFAIAEVAYRAMINEGKSNSILVSGESGAGKTETTKMLMRYLAYLGGRSGVEGRTVEQQVLESNPVLEAFGNAKTLRNNNSSRFGKFVELQFDNCGRISGAAVRTYLLERSRVCQISDPERNYHCFYLLCAAPPEEREKFKLGDPKLFHYLNQSKCYKLDGVDDTEEYLATRRAMDIVGISEEEQDAIFRVVAAILHLGNVNFAKGKEIDSSVLKDDKSRYHLDVCAELLRCDANKMEDALIKRVMVTPEEVITRTLDPDSATGSRDALAKTIYSRLFDWLVNKINISIGQDPNSKTIIGVLDIYGFESFKINSFEQFCINFTNEKLQQHFNQHVFKMEQEDYTKEEINWSYIEFVDNKDVLDLIEKKPGGVIALLDEACMFPKSTHETFAQKLYQTFKNNKRFTKPKLSRTNFAISHYAGEVTYQADLFLDKNKDYVVAEHQDLLIASSDTFVAGLFPRLAEETSSKTKFSSIGSRFKLQLQSLMETLSSTEPHYIRCVKPNNVLKPAIFENVNVIQQLRCGGVLEAIRISCAGYPTKRTFYEFLNRFGVLAPEVLEGNYDDKVACKMLLDKIGLKGYELGKTKVFLRAGQMAELDARRAEVLGNAARRIQRQSRTFIARKEFRALRGAAIVLQSNCRGKLACNLYEEMRRQAAAVNIQKGFRRHTARESYVRVRHSAITVQTALRGMVARNEFRFRKQMKAATIIQARLRSHLAYSYYKKLQKAALSTQCGWRSRVARKELRTLKMAARDTGALREAKDKLEKRVEELTWRLQLEKRQRTELEETKAQEFAKQQEALQAMRLQVEEANAAVSREREAARKAIEEAPPVIKETPVLVEDTEKINSLTSEVEALKASLQAERQAAENLKKAFSEAEARNSELATELENATRKADQLHESVQRLEEKLSNSESEIQVLRQQALAISPTSRSMPARSKTMLLPRTPENGNLRNGETKTTPDMTLAVREPESEEKPQKYLNERQQENQDLLVKCISQNLGYAGGKPVAACVIYKCLLHWRSFEVERTSVFDRIIQTIASAIEVPDNNEVLAYWLSNSATLLLLLQRTLKATGAASLTPQRRRTTSASLFGRMSQGLRGSPQSAGLSFLNRQGLTKLDDLRQVEAKYPALLFKQQLTAFLEKIYGMIRDNLKKEISPLLGLCIQAPRTSRASLVKGRAQANAVAQQALIAHWQSIRKSLNSYLNLMKTNNAPPFLVRKVFTQIFSFINVQLFNSLLLRRECCSFSNGEYVKAGLAELEQWCVEATDEYAGSAWDELRHIRQAVGFLVIHQKPKKTLDEITRELCPVLSIQQLYRISTMYWDDKYGTHSVSSDVIANMRVMMTEDSNNAVSSSFLLDDDSSIPFTVEDISKSMQQVDVNDIEPPQLIRENSGFGFLLTRKEGSTS, translated from the exons ATG GTTGCCCCAGTCAATATAATAGTTGGTTCTCATGTTTGGATTGAAGATCCAGGAGTTGCATGGATTGACGGAGAAGTTGTCAAAATTAATGGCGAAGAAGTTCATGCACAGACCACAAACGGGAAGACC GTTGTGGCAAATATGGCAAACGTATATCCAAAGGATACGGAGGCACCCCCTGGGGGTGTTGATGACATGACAAAGCTCTCATATTTACATGAACCAGGTGTTTTGAATAACTTGGCCATGAGATACGAGTTGAATGAAATTTAT ACATATACTGGAAACATCTTGATTGCTGTAAATCCGTTCCAAAGGTTACCACATCTCTATGATACTCATATGATGGAGCAGTATAAAGGAGCAGGTTTTGGGGAACTAAGCCCTCATGTGTTTGCTATTGCAGAAGTTGCTTACAG GGCGATGATCAATGAGGGCAAGAGCAACTCAATTCTGGTAAGTGGGGAAAGTGGTGCTGGTAAGACTGAGACCACAAAGATGCTTATGCGCTACCTTGCTTACCTTGGTGGTCGATCGGGCGTTGAAGGAAGGACAGTGGAACAGCAAGTTCTGGAG TCAAATCCAGTTCTTGAAGCTTTTGGAAACGCCAAAACACTCAGGAATAACAATTCCAG TCGATTTGGAAAGTTTGTCGAGCTTCAGTTTGACAATTGTGGGAGAATATCTGGAGCGGCTGTGCGAACATATTTGTTGGAAAGGTCTCGAGTGTGTCAAATATCAGATCCTGAAAGAAATTACCACTGTTTTTACCTTTTATGTGCTGCGCCACCTGAG GAAAGAGAAAAGTTCAAGTTGGGAGATCCTAAGTTATTTCATTACTTAAATCAATCAAAGTGCTATAAACTGGATGGAGTGGATGACACCGAGGAATATCTCGCTACCCGACGAGCTATGGATATTGTTGGTATCAGTGAAGAGGAACAG GATGCAATTTTTAGAGTTGTTGCTGCAATCCTGCATCTAGGTAATGTCAATTTTGCGAAAGGAAAAGAGATTGACTCCTCAGTTTTGAAGGATGACAAATCAAGATATCATCTGGATGTATGTGCTGAACTTCTTAG GTGTGATGCAAATAAAATGGAAGATGCGTTGATAAAACGTGTAATGGTGACACCAGAAGAGGTTATTACAAGAACACTTGATCCTGATTCAGCCACGGGTAGCAGGGACGCATTAGCAAAAACTATCTATTCACGCTTGTTTGATTG gcttGTTAATAAAATTAACATTTCTATCGGGCAAGATCCAAACTCTAAGACAATAATTGGAGTTCTTGATATCTATGGGTTTGAAAGCTTTAAGATCAACAG CTTTGAGCAGTTTTGCATCAATTTTACCAATGAAAAGCTGCAACAACATTTCAACCAG cACGTCTTCAAAATGGAACAAGAGGATTATACCAAAGAAGAGATCAACTGGAGTTACATAGAATTTGTTGATAACAAGGATGTGTTGGATCTCATTGAGAAG AAACCTGGAGGAGTCATTGCACTTCTAGATGAAGCATG TATGTTTCCAAAGTCGACACATGAAACATTTGCTCAGAAGCTGTATCAAACGTTCAAGAACAATAAGCGGTTTACCAAACCAAAGCTATCTCGGACCAACTTTGCAATATCACATTATGCTGGAGAG GTAACTTATCAGGCTGACTTGTTCCTTGACAAGAACAAAGATTACGTGGTGGCAGAACATCAGGATCTTTTGATCGCTTCCAGTGATACTTTTGTAGCTGGTCTATTTCCTCGCCTAGCAGAGGAAACATCAAGTAAAACCAAATTTTCTTCCATCGGGTCACGCTTTAAG CTTCAACTTCAATCTTTGATGGAGACACTGAGTTCAACTGAACCTCACTACATCAGATGTGTGAAGCCAAATAATGTACTTAAGCCTGCCATCTTCGAGAATGTGAACGTAATTCAACAATTACGGTGTGGT GGTGTTCTGGAAGCTATTAGAATCAGCTGTGCAGGTTATCCTACCAAGCGGACGTTTTATGAGTTTCTCAATCGTTTTGGTGTACTTGCTCCAGAAGTTCTAGAGGGAAA TTATGATGACAAAGTTGCATGCAAAATGCTTCTGGATAAGATAGGCTTAAAGGGTTATGAA TTAGGGAAAACAAAAGTATTCCTTAGAGCTGGGCAGATGGCTGAGTTAGATGCAAGAAGAGCTGAGGTTCTTGGAAATGCGGCTAGGAGAATCCAAAGGCAAAGCCGTACTTTCATCGCACGTAAAGAATTCCGTGCTCTACGTGGAGCTGCTATCGTATTACAGTCCAACTGCCGAG GCAAATTGGCGTGCAACCTTTATGAGGAAATGCGACGCCAGGCAGCAGCAGTAAATATTCAGAAGGGTTTCAGAAGACATACTGCCAGAGAATCTTACGTAAGAGTTAGACATTCAGCAATAACAGTTCAAACAGCACTAAGGGGTATGGTTGCTCGCAATGAGTTCAGGTTCAGAAAGCAAATGAAGGCTGCTACTATTATTCAG GCTCGTCTTCGTAGTCACCTCGCATATTCTTACTACAAGAAGCTCCAAAAAGCTGCCCTTTCCACACAATGTGGCTGGAGGAGCAGGGTTGCACGAAAAGAATTGAGGACACTTAAgatg GCCGCACGAGACACAGGAGCCCTTAGAGAGGCGAAAGACAAACTTGAAAAGCGTGTTGAAGAATTAACATGGCGCTTACAATTAGAAAAGCGACAGAGA ACTGAgctagaagaaacaaaagcccAAGAATTTGCAAAACAACAGGAGGCTTTGCAAGCAATGCGGTTACAAGTTGAAGAGGCAAACGCTGCCGTAAGTAGAGAGCGTGAGGCTGCAAGGAAAGCTATTGAAGAAGCTCCTCCAGTCATTAAGGAGACTCCGGTATTGGTTGAGGATACTGAAAAAATCAATTCATTAACATCAGAGGTGGAGGCTCTAAAG GCTTCACTTCAGGCTGAACGACAAGCAGCGGAAAACTTGAAAAAAGCTTTCTCAGAGGCAGAAGCTAGAAATTCCGAGCTGGCCACAGAGCTTGAAAATGCTACGAGAAAAGCAGATCAGCTTCATGAATCAGTACAAAg ACTAGAAGAGAAGCTTTCCAATTCAGAGTCAGAAATCCAAGTACTCCGGCAACAGGCACTTGCTATATCGCCAACCAGCAGATCTATGCCTGCGCGATCAAAAACAATGCTTTTACCG AGAACTCCAGAGAATGGAAATCTTCGTAATGGAGAAACAAAGACTACACCG GACATGACTCTAGCTGTACGGGAACCAGAGTCTGAGGAGAAACCACAGAAATATCTGAATGAAAGGCAGCAG GAAAACCAGGATCTACTAGTCAAGTGTATCTCACAAAATCTTGGATACGCTGGGGGCAAACCTGTTGCTGCATGTGTCATATACAAATGTCTCCTTCACTGGAGATCATTTGAAGTCGAAAGAACTAGCGTCTTTGACCGTATCATTCAAACAATTGCTTCTGCCATTGAA GTCCCAGATAACAATGAGGTTTTGGCGTATTGGTTATCTAACTCAGCCACTTTATTATTGCTTCTGCAACGCACACTGAAAGCAACTGGCGCAGCTAGTTTAACGCCGCAGAGACGAAGAACAACATCAGCTTCCCTTTTTGGAAGGATGTCACAA GGATTAAGGGGATCTCCTCAAAGTGCTGGGCTCTCTTTTCTGAATAGACAAGGGCTCACCAAGCTTGACGACTTGAGGCAAGTTGAAGCAAAGTACCCCGCACTACTTTTCAAGCAGCAGCTTACTGCATTCCTCGAAAAGATATATGGAATGATCAGAGATAACCTAAAGAAAGAGATATCTCCTCTCCTTGGCTTATGTATACAG GCACCAAGGACATCAAGGGCAAGTTTGGTGAAAGGGAGAGCACAAGCAAATGCTGTTGCTCAACAAGCTCTGATTGCCCATTGGCAAAGTATAAGGAAAAGCCTAAACAGTTACTTGAAcctaatgaaaacaaataat GCTCCACCCTTCTTAGTCCGCAAAGTATTCACACAAATATTCTCCTTCATCAACGTTCAGCTTTTCAACAG TCTTCTTCTACGTCGTGAGTGTTGCTCATTCAGCAATGGGGAGTACGTTAAAGCAGGTTTGGCCGAATTAGAGCAGTGGTGTGTGGAGGCTACTGATGAA TATGCTGGCTCAGCTTGGGATGAGTTGAGGCATATTAGGCAGGCTGTTGGCTTCCTG GTTATTCAtcaaaaaccgaaaaaaacctTAGATGAAATTACAAGAGAACTCTGTCCG GTGCTAAGTATACAGCAGCTATACAGAATAAGTACAATGTACTGGGATGACAAATATGGCACTCATAGTGTTTCTTCAGAT GTTATTGCAAACATGAGGGTTATGATGACAGAGGACTCGAACAATGCCGTAAGCAGCTCTTTCCTTTTGGACGATGACTCGAG CATTCCGTTCACGGTTGAAGACATATCAAAGTCAATGCAACAAGTGGATGTAAATGACATTGAACCTCCTCAACTTATCCGTGAAAATTCGGGTTTCGGATTCTTACTCACACGTAAAGAAGGCAGTACATCGTAA
- the LOC104736123 gene encoding glutaredoxin-C4, which yields MTMLRSISMVMLFVTLVTAISMVSSSASSSEAEFVQKTISSHKIVIFSKSYCPYCRKAKSVFRELDQVPYVVELDEREDGGSIQSALGEIVGRRTVPQVFINGKHIGGSDDTLDAYESGELAKLLGVSGNKNAEL from the exons aTGACAATGCTTAGATCTATCTCGATGGTAATGTTGTTCGTCACACTTGTTACAGCCATTTCCATGGTGTCCTCTTCTGCTTCATCATCGGAAGCCGAGTTTGTTCAGAAGACCATCTCTTCCCACAAGATCGTCATCTTCTCCAAATCCTACTGCCC CTATTGCAGGAAAGCTAAATCTGTCTTCAGAGAGCTGGATCAAGTTCCTTATGTTGTCGAGCTTGATGAAAGAG AAGATGGGGGGAGCATCCAATCTGCACTTGGAGAGATTGTTGGAAGGCGAACAGTACCGCAGGTCTTCATAAACGGAAAACACATCGGAGGATCAGACG ATACTTTAGATGCGTATGAGAGCGGGGAACTGGCCAAGCTTCTTGGTGTTTCCGGAAACAAAAATGCTGAACTCTAG
- the LOC104736122 gene encoding PHD finger protein ALFIN-LIKE 5-like — MEGGGAARYNPRTVEEVFRDFKGRRAGIIQALTTDVEDFFQQCDPEKDNLCLYGFPNEVWEVNLPAEEIPPELPEPALGINFARDGMQEKDWLSLVAVHSDAWLLSVSFYFGSRFGFDKADRKRLFNMMNEVPTVFEVVTGYAKKQTMEKPSSENQSGNKSKSNSKVRGLDGESLKTMQAKDEEQGLEEEEEEEQEGEEEEEDEDEDEHGETLCGACGNNYASDEFWIGCDKCERWFHGQCVKITPARAEHIKRYKCPSCSNKRARP, encoded by the exons AtggaaggaggaggagctgCGCGCTACAACCCTCGAACTGTCGAAGAAGTCTTCCGAGATTTCAAGGGTCGTCGAGCTGGCATCATCCAAGCTCTCACCACtg atgtGGAAGATTTTTTCCAGCAATGTGATCCtg AGAAGGATAATCTTTGCTTGTATGGATTCCCTAATGAAGTTTGGGAAGTTAACTTACCAGCTGAAGAAATTCCACCTGAGCTTCCCGAACCTGCACTCGGCATTAACTTTGCCAGAGATGGAATGCAGGAAAAAGACTGGCTTTCTCTCGTTGCTGTCCACAGTGATGCGTGGTTGCTTTCTGTCTCCTTTTACTTTGGTTCAAGATTTGGTTTCGATAAAGCTGACAG GAAGCGATTGTTCAACATGATGAATGAAGTTCCTACTGTATTTGAAGTTGTAACTGGATATgcgaaaaaacaaacaatggaAAAGCCCTCTTCAGAAAATCAAAGTGGCAACAAATCcaagtcaaattcaaaagtG AGAGGTTTAGATGGCGAAAGTTTAAAGACGATGCAGGCCAAGGACGAGGAACAAGGAttagaggaggaggaagaggaagagcaagagggagaggaagaggaagaggatgaggatgaagacGAACACGGTGAAACCCTGTGTGGAGCTTGTGGAAATAACTACGCTTCTGATGAATTTTGGATTGGCTGTGATAAGTGCGAGAGATGGTTCCACGGGCAGTGTGTGAAGATCACTCCTGCTAGAGCAGAGCATATCAAGCGTTACAAGTGCCCTTCTTGCAGCAACAAAAGAGCACGACCCTAA
- the LOC104736124 gene encoding protein bem46-like: MVTYVSALFYGVGGIVVAGVALLVAFQEKLVYVPVLPGLSKAYPITPARLNLNYEDVWLQSSDGVRLHAWFIKMFPDCRGPTILFFQENAGNIAHRLEMVRIMIQKLKCNVFMLSYRGYGASDGYPSQHGLTKDAQAALDHLSQRTDIDTSRIVVFGRSLGGAVGALLTKNNPDKVSALILENTFTSILDMAGVLLPFLKWFIGGSGTKSLKLLNFVVRSPWKTIDAIGEVKQPVLFLSGLQDEMVPPFHMKLLYAKAAARNPQCTFVEFPNGMHMDTWLSGGDLYWKTNVQFLEKHAAEKGRTIGEAK, encoded by the exons atgGTGACGTACGTGAGCGCGTTGTTTTACGGAGTAGGAGGGATAGTCGTCGCAGGAGTGGCGCTGCTCGTAGCTTTCCAGGAGAAGCTTGTTTACGTACCGGTTCTACCTGGTTTGAGCAAGGCTTATCCGATCACTCCCGCTAGGCTCAATCTCAATTACGAGGACGTTTGGCTTCAATCATCCGATGGCGTACGCCTCCACGCTTGGTTCATCAAGATGTTCCCTGACTGTCGag GTCCGACTATTCTATTTTTCCAGGAAAATGCCGGAA ACATCGCTCATCGTCTGGAGATGGTTCGCATCATGATACAAAAATTGAAGTGCAATGTATTCATGCTTTCATATCGCGG CTATGGGGCAAGTGATGGTTATCCTTCACAACATGGACTCACAAAAGATGCTCAG GCTGCATTGGATCACCTTTCTCAAAGGACTGACATTGATACATCTAGAATAGTTGTATTTGGAAGGTCCCTTGGAGGAGCTGTCGGAGCTCTGCTTACCAAGAACAATCCAGATAAG GTATCTGCATTGATTCTGGAAAATACTTTCACTTCCATTCTTGATATGGCTGGCGTTTTGCTCCCCTTCTTAAAGTGGTTTATTGGAGGAAGTGGTACGAAAAGCCTGAAGCTCCTTAATTTTGTTGTACGCTCCCCCTGGAAAACAATTGATGCTATTGGTGAG GTCAAACAGCCGGTGCTTTTCCTCTCTGGACTGCAAGATGAGATGGTCCCTCCATTTCACATGAAACTGCTGTATGCGAAAGCAGCTGCCCGTAACCCTCAGTGCACCTTTGTGGAGTTTCCAAATGGGATGCATATGGATACATGGCTGTCTGGTGGTGACCTTTACTGGAAAACAAACGTGCAGTTTCTTGAAAAGCATGCGGCTGAGAAAGGAAGGACGATAGGG GAAGCTAAATGA